CGTTGCGCTCGCGACGCCGGATGAGAGGGAGGTCCCACGACGAAGTGACATCGAACCGGCGACCACTCGCTGACCTCGGCCTCCGGCTTCGCGAGACCTTCGCGGGACCTTTACCCGACCGGTGATTTCGCCAAGAAAGACCCATGAAAGTCCCTACGTCACCTGGACCGGGCGGTCTACGTCACCGAGTCACCGAGTCCCACCGTGGGCAGCAGCGGCACCATCCGGTCCCACCGCCCGATCGCGCATCCGTCGCTGCGGTCGTACACGGCATCGACCGCCCGCCCGGCCCAGCTGCCGGTCACCCGGGCGGTGGCCGGTCCGCCGTAGAGCATGGTGCAGGTGCCGCCGGGCGCCTCCGGAGCGAACAGGTCCCGCCCCCACCGCGTCCGCTCGTCCAGCACCCGGCAGGCGTCCGCCGCGTCCGGGTGACTCCCGCCGGCCGGGTGACAGAACACCTCGAACGTCCCGTCCCGCCCGGCCCCGGCATGCCGCACGACGACGGTCAGATGATCACCGCCCTGATCCTCGGGCCGCACGGGCGGAGGCGCGGTGGGCGCGGCGGGTACGGCGGGCGCGGCGACGGCGGGTACGGCGGTGAGGGCGGGCAGGGTGGCCAGGGCGGTCAGGGCGGCCGATACGGCGGCGAGAACGGGCGGAATGCCGGCCCGCCCCGGACCCCGCCGAAGGACTGGGCGCCGCCGGAGGACTGGGCGCCGCCGGAGGACTGGGCGCCCCGGACCTCGCTGAAGAAGAAAATCCATGCCCTGCCCAACGCCCCGGCGCCCCGGACGTTGCGTCCGCGCCTCGCCGGGCGGAAGCCCTTTGCCCTGCGACCCGACTGCCTAGTACCGTGGGGGGCGATTGGTGACAGGGCACTCGGCTGTGTCATCATCTGCACGCACCACTCGCGCGCTCGCGTGAGCGGTTGTGCTGGAGGCGTCGCCTAGTCCGGTCTATGGCGCCGCACTGCTAATGCGGTTTGGGCCTTAAAGCCCATCGAGGGTTCAAATCCCTCCGCCTCCGCACCGATCCCGAAGCCCCGGTCCCTGAGGACCGGGGCTTCGGCGTTCCCGCCCTCCGCCGCGCCCACGCCCCCTGTGGACGTTTTCGCAGGTCACAAGGGGTGTGCCAATCGGATTTCACATGTCGGCGGCAGTCATGTAATGTTCTTCCTGTCGCCGCGAGCGGGCCGAAAGAGCCGGGAGCGGGGGCAAAACAAAAGAACAAGCACTCGTAGCTTAACGGATAGAGCATCTGACTACGGATCAGAAGGTTGCAGGTTCGAATCCTGCCGAGTGCGCAACAGTTCAGAGGCCCTGTGGAGTGATCCACAGGGCCTCTGGCTTTTAGCTTGACGGCAGTGTTTGACGGCAATCGCCTCAGAGGGCGGGAGCGGGACCGATCAGACGGCTACGCGGGCACCGGCCGCGCCGTCGTCATCGTCCGGCCCGTTGCCGTCACCCCTCAGTGCATCCCCGACGCGATCGAACGCGGAGCGCTGGGAGTCGAGCCGTACGAAGGTGTAGATGTCCATGGTCACGCGGATGGAGCTGTGGCCCAGGACCTCCATGATCATCCGGGCGTCGGCGCCCTGTTCGTGGAGCAGGGACGCGCAGGTGTGGCGCAGGGGGGTCCCGTTCTTCGTGGTGAAGACGAGGCCCTGACCCGTCCCCTTCGAGCACGCAACCTGAACCGGTCCTTCGAGACGCTGTGCGCTCGCGCTGGAGTCCGTAAGGTCCGTTTCCATGGCGCAGCAGATAGCCGACCGGAAGGCGGCCGGTGCCAACTGGAAAACGTCCCTAGTGCCGTCCCTGGGTGTTAGCAGAGATTGGGATGCCGAAGGAGAGGTTACGTGCTGCCATGGCGGCCGGCGGCTGGACGTACGCCGCCCTTGCGGCCAAGGTCGAAGTCGATCCCAAGTCCGTTGAACGATGGGTCAATCTGGGGCGTACGCCGCGCCGTGCCACGGCCATGCTGGCAGCGGAAATACTAGGAGAAGACGTGCACGCTCTATGGCCCGCGCTCCGGCAGGCACGCCCTGCCCGCGCCGTCAGTCCGGAACTTGTGGCTCTCTACGACCAGCGGGCGGACATCCCCGTGTCCACCTTCGTGGACATGCTGACCCAGGCCCGCGAGCACATCGACGTGTTGGTGTACGCCGCCGTCTTCCTGCACGAGGCGTACCCGCGGCTCAACGAGCTTCTGAAGGAGCGAGCGGCCGAGGGCTGTGCAGTACGTATCGCACTAGGCGACGCAGACAGCTCAAACGTCCAACAGCGTGGCGAAGAGGAGAAGTTCGGTCACGGAATCCAGTCTCGTTGCCGCCTCGCACTGATGCACTATCGCCCCCTTGTCGGGGTACCTGGCATCGAGGTGCGGACCCACGCCACCACGCGTACAACTCTATTTACCGGGCCGATGACCAGGCGCTGGTCAACGCTCATGTCTGGGGCGTTAACGCCTACGGTGCCCCTGTCTGGCACCTGCGCCGAAGTGAGGCAGGAGGGATGTTCGACACGTACGCTGACAGCTTTGCTGCAGTGTGGGCGACCGCGACGCCGGTCCGAGAAGGGTGATCATGGCACGGACCGAGTACTACGACGATCCAGACGCCCCCAAGCCCAACAGCCTGGTCGTCGCGGCGTCCGCAGTGGTCACTGACGAGGAAGGACGCATTCTTCTCCAGCGCCGACGAGACAACGATCTATGGGCACTGCCCGGCGGCGGCATGGAGATGACCGACTCGCTGCCGGGAACCGCCGTCCGCGAAGTGAAGGAGGAAACGGGCCTGGACGTGGAGATCACCGGGCTTGTTGGAACGTACACTGACCCGCGCCACGTCATCGCTTACACGGACGGTGAGGTGCGTCGACAGTTCAATGTCTG
Above is a genomic segment from Streptomyces fodineus containing:
- a CDS encoding NUDIX domain-containing protein, coding for MARTEYYDDPDAPKPNSLVVAASAVVTDEEGRILLQRRRDNDLWALPGGGMEMTDSLPGTAVREVKEETGLDVEITGLVGTYTDPRHVIAYTDGEVRRQFNVCFTARVISGQLAISDESTELRFVQPEEIDRLPMHHTQRLRIRHFLEHRAEPYLG
- a CDS encoding SSI family serine proteinase inhibitor encodes the protein MRPEDQGGDHLTVVVRHAGAGRDGTFEVFCHPAGGSHPDAADACRVLDERTRWGRDLFAPEAPGGTCTMLYGGPATARVTGSWAGRAVDAVYDRSDGCAIGRWDRMVPLLPTVGLGDSVT
- a CDS encoding tyrosine-type recombinase/integrase; this encodes METDLTDSSASAQRLEGPVQVACSKGTGQGLVFTTKNGTPLRHTCASLLHEQGADARMIMEVLGHSSIRVTMDIYTFVRLDSQRSAFDRVGDALRGDGNGPDDDDGAAGARVAV